AGATTCATGGATATCCAGCGGGAACAGTTTGTCCGCCTGGGAATTCTCGCCGACTGGGAACAAGAATACCGGACTCTCGACCCCGAGTATGAGGCAGACATTCTGCGCACCTTTTCCTCCTTTATCGATAAAGGCCTCGTCTATCGCAGCAAAAAGCCGGTTTACTGGTCCATCCCCTACAGAACGGCCCTGGCCGAAGCGGAAATTGAGTATAAGGACCACGTTAGTCCTTCCATCTGGGTAAAATTCAAACTACCCGACACGGGTGCACTCGCGATTGAAGGGGATGTATCCATCGTTATATGGACCACGACTCCCTGGACCATCCCTGCCAACTTGGCCTTAGCGCTTCATCCACGAGTACACTACGTGGTCATGGTCGCCGGGGACCAAAAACTGATTGTGGCCAAGGACTTGGCTGAATCCGTAGCCAAAAATGTAGAGCTCGGTGAATACACGATTGAGAAGGAGTTCAAAGGCGAAGCACTGGACGGTCTAATCAGTAAACACCCGTTCATCGACCGCGATAGCCCCATTCTTTTGGCTGACTATGTAACCACGGAAACTGGAACCGGCGCAGTTCACACCGCGCCGGGTCATGGTTTGGAGGATTATATGTCCGGGCTGAAATACGGTTTGGAAATTTACTGTCCGCTGGACAACGAAAGTAAGTACATCGACGACGGGCAGATTCCAGCTGAATTGGTCGGAGTATCCGTCCTGGAAAAGAAAGGACGAAGCCAGGCCAACGTCGAAGTCTTAAAGTTACTTGAAGACTCGGGTAATCTGCTTAAATTCGAAAAATTTGAGCACAGCTACCCACACTGCTGGCGCTCAAAGACTCCCGTAATTTTCCGTGCTACGCCCCAGTGGTTTGTTTCCATGGATACAAACGGGTTCCGTGAACAAGCCCTGGAAGCTATCAGCAAAGTGGACTTTGTTCCAAGCTGGGGCGAAAACCGAATCCGCGGCGCAGTAGAGGGTCGACCGGATTGGTGCGTCAGTCGTCAACGGAGCTGGGGAGTTCCGATTCCCGCATTCTACGACGAAGAAGGCGAAGCCTACGTCGATGCAGAGGTGGTGAGAGCCATTGCTGCAAAAATTGAAAAAGAAGGAACCAATTACTGGTTCGAAAATGATGCTGCGACCATTTTAGACGGTATTGATCTCCCAGAATCCTGGCAGGGCAAATCCTTAAGCTGTGGGAAAGACACTCTGGATGTTTGGATCGATTCAGGATCCAGCCACCAAGCGGTTCTTAAGCGAAGAGATGCATTACAATTTCCAGCAGATCTCTATCTCGAAGGTAGTGACCAACATCGCGGATGGTTTCAATCGTCTCTATGGACTTCCATGGCGGCAGAGGGAAAACCACCTTACAAGGAAATCGTAACCCACGGATTTATTGTGCGGGGTGACGGCACGAAGATTAGCAAAAGTGATAATAAGGGAGGAAAACCTCAAACATCAGACGCCTACATCAAACAATATGGCGCAGATGTGATCCGACTGTGGATTGCATCTCAGGATTATCGCAACGACATCCCCGTATCCGACGACATCATCAAACGTATTGTTGATAGCTATCGTCTAGTTAGAAATACCCTTCGGTTCCAGCTATCCAACTTGTTCGACTTTAACGCTGAATCAGATGCAGTTGCCATTGAGGATCTGGACGTCATCGACCGCTGGGCCTTAAGTAAAACAGCTGAACTAATCGGTCCTGTTACCGAGGCCTACGATAAATACGAATTCCACCGCGTCTATCAGCTGATTAATCAATTTTTCTCGGTTACATTGTCTGCGATGTATCACGACATGCTGAAGGATCGCCTTTATACACTGGCGCCCGATTCAGCCTTACGCCGATCCTCTCAAACCGCTATTTATCAAATATTTAAGACCGTTTCTCGCTTATTGGCCCCCATTGTGGCGTTTACGACCGATGAGGCCTGGAGTTACTTCAAAAATGGCGAGGAATACAGCTCAAGTTCAATACATCTAGAGGATTGGCCAGAAGCTCCCGAGAGCTGGAAATGGCCTGAGAATGTTGAAGAATTTGAAAATATATTAAAATTCAGAACCAGGGTGAATGAACTTCTTGAAAAGGCTCGACAAGGCAAAGAAATTGGAAAATCTCTCGACGCCGTCGTCAGCATTACAGGTTCAAACAACGATCCTCTCTTTCAAACTCTTCAAAAATACGAACCCAAGCTACCGGAAATATTTATTACTTCCCAAGTCTCTTTGGAACCAACTGAAATTGAAGCTGTATCTGTAACCATCCAACCAGCAAACGGGGAACGCTGCCCAAGATGCTGGAGAACTGTAGAATCACTTTTAGAAACCACTATCCAAGACAACTTATGCCCCCGCTGTAAGGAGGCATTGAACGCTTAATACCAAACTATTCCAATTGTCATGCCTCCTAAAAAAACCGCCGCAAAAAAAGCTACCAAAGCGAAACCTGCTGCTGAGAAAAAAACACACGCCAAATCAAAAGCCAGCAATGGAAAAGTTGCTGCCTTCACTTTGGATGATGTGCAAAGCCTTCTAAAAACCAAAAAGAAGGACGACACCGCCACCGAAAAGAAAGTAGCCAAGAAAGCGGCTAAGAAAAAGGTCGTAGAAGAAGTCGAAGACGTTCCCCATGAAGCTCAAAGCTTGGGCGCTGCTTCTCTAGCTGATATCCTGGGCTTCGACCCAGCTGCTTCAAGCCCCCAACAGAAGGACGAAACGAAAGTGCCCAAGAAGTTTAAGCGCTATTACGACCTGCTCATTGAGTTGCGGAATCACGTAAATGACGAGCTCGACCTTCATACCCGAGAAACACTGAAAAAATCCAACAAGGAAGATTTCGGCGACATCGCAAGCTACAGCCAGCACATGGCTGATGAAGGCACAGACAACTTTGACCGCGATTTTGCGTTGAGCCTGGTATCAAACGAGCAAGAAGCACTGGCCGAAATTGAAGATGCGATTGGACGCATTTTTGATGGAACCTACGGGGTTTGTGAAATCACAGGTGAACCCATCAACAAGGAACGCCTTCTTGCTGTCCCATTCACCAAACATTCATTGGAAGGACAAAAAAAGCTCGAAAAGAACAAACGCCATTCGGTGCAAAATTCCGGTGGAGTTTATAGCACTGGTATAGAAGATTCGACTCAGTTTCTAGCAAACGACGATGGCGATTAAACCTTTATCCGTAGAAGATAAAGTATCTCGGTTTGATCGCATAATCTACTACCGCTTGTTTTTCATAGTCGCGGCAACAGCCACGGTTCTGGATCGTGGTTCCAAATGGATTGTTCAAAAGACGATTCCTTATGGTACCTATGATCCCTCCTCGATGATTGAGGTCATCCCCAATTTTTTCTACATTTGCCATATCGGCAATACAGGTGCGGCCTGGGGAATGTTTCACGGCAAAAGCTTTCTGCTAGCCTTGTTTTCCTTAGTCGCTCTCGCCCTACTCTACTTCTTCCGGAACAGCCTGGGGCTGAGAAACATTTTCGTTCAGTTCTCCCTAGGCCTGGTAACAGGGGGAATACTGGGAAACCTGTACGACCGCTTAGTCTTCAACCACGTGGTAGATTTCCTGGATGTTCATCTAGGGTTCTACAGGTGGCCGGCTTTCAATGTCGCAGACTCAGCCATATTGATTGGTGTCCTACTCTTCTGTTATTACAGTTTCAAAGAAGAAGCGACCCGCAAGGTGCAGGAACAGCAATAAGCTCCAAACGCTTACTCGATATTCGCGATCTGTTCGCGGAAGCGTTCAAGCTCGTTTTTGAAGTCAATCACATGTCGCGAAATGCGAATGTCATTTGACTTACTACCAATCGTATTGATCTCTCGATTCATTTCCTGAAGCAGGAAGTCGATCTTGCGTCCAACCGGTCCAGAAGCATCTAAAAATTCTGCCAACTGATCCATGTGACTTCCAAGACGGGTAATCTCTTCTGAGATATCACTTCGATCGGCGAACAAAGAGATCTCTTTCAAAACACGTTCGTCATCAAGGTCCAATTCGAGGTCAGCCTGGCGTAGACGTTGAAAGAGCAAGTCCCGGTAATGCGAGACACTATCCCCAGCATACCGCTCGACCTCCTTAACACTCGATCCCAGCAATTCAAGGCGATCCTGCAAGTCTTCCTTCAACTTCACCCCTTCGCTTTGGCGCATGGCAACCAATGCTTTTACTGCTTCAGTAAACGCATCGCAAACGCTCTCTTTCACATCCTCGGCATCAGGAAGCACCTGATTTTTTTTTGCATAGAGGGCTAGCTGGAATAACAGATCCGGGGTTGATTCAAATGGGACCTCCAGGTCCTTCGATAATTTTTTGAACTGACCAAAGATTTCCGAAACACCTTTCGTATCAAAATCCCCACTACCTCCTTCGCTCGAAAACTGAGCTTGGATATTAACAACGACACGGCCGCGTTGAATGTGCTCCTTCAGGATTGACAAAAGGCTTCCCTCAAGAAGCTGCCATTCCCGAGGAATCAAAACATTGGCATCGAACGCCTTGCGATTCACAGAATGAACTTCTATAGAAATCTCCAGATTCTCATAGAGCGCAGATCCACCCCCATATCCAGTCATTGAATACATTAAAGTTCTCCCTCTCCAAGTATGCGTGCGGCCTGCTGAACATCCTTATCTCCACGGCCACTCAAGTTGACTAATAAGATCGAACCCTTGGGCATTTCAGGGGCACGTTTCAAAGCATAAGCTATAGCATGCGAGGATTCCAAAGCAGGAATAATACCTTCGGTCTGGCTACATTTCTGAAATGCTTCCAGCACGTCTTCGTCGGTAGCATAGGTGTAATCAATACGACCTTCATCACGATAGTATGCATGCTCTGGTCCGATAGCAGCGTAGTCTAATCCAGCTGAAACAGAATGAGTCAGTTCGATTTGGCCGTCAGGATCCTGAAGTACGTAGGTCTTGGTTCCCTGAAGAACTCCCAGCTTTCCTCCCTGGAAACGGGCTGCATGTTCACCTTGCTGAATACCATGCCCCCCTGCTTCGACGCCGACCATGCGAACGGATTCATCTTCCAGGAAATCGTAAAAGAGTCCTATCGCATTACTACCTCCACCGACACAGGCACACAGCTCATCGGGCAAGCGCCCTTCCCTTTCGAGGATTTGTTCCTTGGCTTCCTGACCAATCACTCGGTGGAAATCGCGCACCATCATCGGGTATGGGTGGGAACCCAAAGCAGAACCAAGGATGTAGTGCGTACTTCGCACATTAGTCACCCAATCGCGCATGGCCTCGCTCACCGCTTCTTTCAGGGTCTTTTGTCCAGCATCTACGGGAACAACCTCCGCGCCACACAAGCGCATGCGATAGACGTTAAGCGCTTGGCGCTCCATATCCACACGCCCCATGTAGATGACGCATTCCAAACCAAACTTCGCACAGGCTGCAGCAGTCGCTATACCATGCTGCCCTGCACCTGTTTCAGCGATAATACGCTTCTTGCCCATTCGCAATGCAAGGAGGGCCTGACCGATCACATTATTGATCTTGTGAGCTCCGGTATGAAGCAAATCTTCGCGTTTGAAATAAATTTTGGCGCCACCGAGCTCCTCGGTTAGACGTTCGGCAAAATACAATTCCGTCGGACGGCCGGCAAATTCTTTAAGATGCCATTTGAGCTGCTTCTCATATTCAGGATCCTTGCGGGCTTCGGCATATACTTCTCCTATTTCCTGCAAGGCAGTCATGAGTGTTTCCGGCACATAAACGCCACCATAGGGACCGAAGTGTCCAGCCTCGTCGGGCAACATTGACGGATTAACGGATGTATCTGTACTCATTTCGCTATAAAAGACTTACTCAGTAGAATTGCACCAGAAAAATGTCGAGTCGACTGAATGAATATTCCTAGCCGACCTGCGCCAAAGCTTAATCATTCTTCGTTTTTCAGGAAAGTTAGCAGATCCTGGAATTTGGCCAGGTTAGTCTCATCGATCTTCACCAGATCCTCATGAGCACCAATAAGCATCTCCTTCTTTTCCTCTTCAGTCTGAGCCTCGCAAGAGAGCCCTTCAGCACCATCAGAGATTTTCTCTGTCTGATCAGAGCTGTTCTCAACAATGTTGACGATACGGTGCAGACCCAAATTTTTGACCAATTCTAGATTTCTTTCCCCAAGCCCTGTCAAAGTAACAGAGCCTTGTGGTTCAGACCGTTGCGTATCAATCGCCAGTCCAGCCAAAATCCCCAAGAACGTACTGTCCATTCCTTCACATTGGGCAAAGTCCAAGGAGAACTCATGGTTTCCCTTCGCTACCATATTTCGAAAAAAGGTGCGTAAGGGGCTGCAATTCAGAAAATTGGCCCGGGCACAAATATGAACCAGAATGGGTCGGCTCGACACTTCTACCCGGAAGGTAGGCTCGGTATCATCAGCCATATTTTAGGGAATTATTGTGATGCGATAATATTGCGAAGAACGTAGGGAAGAATACCTCCATGACGATAGTATTCTACTTCAATCCCAGTATCGATGCGCAATCTTACCTGAGTGTTAAAGCTGCTTCCGTCTGCCCGTTTGACTTCCATATCCAGGAGAATCCCTGGCTGTAGATCATTGGAAAGACCACTAATTGAAACTTCTTCTGAACCATCCAACTGGAGAGAATCAACACTCTCGCCCTCTACGAACTCCAGCGGAAGCACACCCATTCCAATCAAATTACTGCGGTGAATTCTCTCAAAGCTTTTGGCAACTACGGCCTTCACACCTAATAGATTGGTGCCTTTGGCGGCCCAGTCACGAGAACTTCCCATACCGTAGTCAACGCCGCCGAACACGATAGTTCCAATGCCACGTTTTTTGTATTCCTGGCACGCGTCATGAATAGCCATGAGCTCACCTTCTGGCATCAGTTGGGTATATCCACCTTCTTTACCATCCGCCATGCGGTTCTTGATTCGCACATTGGCAAAGGTTCCCCGGGTCATGATTCGATCATTACCACGACGAGAGCCATAGGAATTGAAATCCTTTTGCTCTACTCCTTTTGAGATCAGGAATTTTCCAGCTGGCGTTTCGGATTTGAACGCACCTGCAGGGGAAATGTGGTCCGTAGTTACGGAATCTCCCAAGATCGCCAATGGGCGCAAATCATTCAGATTGTTAATTTGGTTAGGATCCATTCCGAATCCGTCAAAAAAGGGTGGTTCCTGAATATAAGTACTTTCGTCCTTCCAGTTGTATATGTCACCCGTTGATGATTCCACTGATTGCCATTCAGGTGATGCGTCCATGATCTTGGCATATTGTTCGGTGAACATGGAGGATGTGATGCCGGATGCTACGTTTTCTTGAACTTCTTCCTGACTTGGCCAGATGTCTTTCAGATAAACGGGATTTCCATCCGAATCATTGCCGATCACATCGGTATCGAGATTAATATCCACCGTACCTGCTAAGGCATAAGCAACTACTAAAGGAGGTGACATCAAGAAATTGGAGCGAATGGATCCATGAACACGAGCTTCAAAATTCCGGTTACCAGACAGCACACTTGCAGCGACTAAATCACCTTCGCGGATAGCATTTTCGATAGGATCTGCCAATGGGCCACTATTACCGATACAAGTAGTGCATCCGTAACCCACTAGGTTGAAGCCAATTTTATCGAGGTATACCTGAAGTCCTGTTGCTTCTAGATACTCGGTAACAACGCGAGACCCAGGGGCCAAACTTGTTTTGACAGTTGGGTCAATCGTCAGACCTTTCTCAACCGCTTTCTTGGCTACCAAGCCAGCAGCAATCATGACGTTCGGATTCGACGTATTGGTGCAACTAGTGATAGCGGCAATTAACACACTACCATGTCCAATCTCAGGTTCGGCAACTGCAACGGCTCCATCTCCAGATCGAACGGCTACGGTAGTAGAAAAGTCTTCAACAGATTTTCCAAAACCACCTTCAGCTACGGGCATCTCGAACAAGGAACGAAATCGTTCCTTGAGATCAGGTACATTGATGCGATCTTGTGGTCGCTTAGGTCCGGCAACACCAGGTACGACATCTGCCAAATCTAGGTCTAAAGACTTGGTGTATTCAACTTCACCAGCCTTAGGAATTCCAAACATTCCTTGAGCCACGTAGTAGTCACGGACCTGGTTGATAGAAGCTTCGTCACGTCCGGTTAGACGCAGGTAATCGAGCGTCTTATCATCAATGGGGAAGAATCCCATGGTTGCTCCGTACTCGGGAGCCATATTTGCGACGGTAGCGCGGTCTGCTAAAGTAAGTTTCTCAGCTCCATCGCCATAAAACTCGACGAACTTTCCCACTACCTGCTCTTTACGCAGCAATTCCGTGACGTGGAGAGCGAGGTCTGTAGCCGTCACACCTTCGCGCAAACTGCCAGACAAGTTAACTCCAATGACCTCAGGAGTCTGAAAGTAAACCGGTTGGCCAAGCATTCCTGCCTCCGCTTCGATACCACCTACACCCCAACCTACAACGCCGAGGCCATTGATCATGGTCGTGTGGGAATCCGTTCCCACTAAGGTGTCCGGATAAAGAACGGTGGAATCAACTTCAGCCTTCTCAAAAACGACTCTTGCCAGATACTCCAAGTTCACCTGGTGAACAATCCCAATACTAGGTGGCACGACTTGAAAGGTATCAAAGGCCTGCTGCCCCCATTTGAGGAATTCATAGCGCTCACGGTTCCGCTCGAACTCAATGGACAAGTTTTCTTTAAAGGCATCTACCGTGCCACTTCGGTCGACTTGTACCGAGTGATCGACAACCAAGTCTACTGGTACAAGAGGCTCGATGCATTTGGCATCCTGACCGAGACGATCCACGGCTGAGCGCATAGCAGCAAGATCTACTAACAACGGAACGCCCGTAAAGTCCTGTAAGACAATGCGAGATACCACAAAAGGGATCTCACTTTTGGAAGGAGACTTGGCATTCCAATTGGCTAAGGTCTTCACCTCGTCCTCGGTAATATTCTTCCCATCGCAATTGCGAAGAACAGATTCGAGTACGACCCGAATACTAATGGGCAATTTGGATACAGGTCCGATACCAGCGGATTCTAAGGACGGGAGGGAATAGTAATATTTTCCTTCTGCTTCGTTAAGTGCAGTTAAGGTGTTAAGTGGATTGTTCAAATCACTCATTATAGGGTTTACAAAAAGGAGCCCCCTATTGGGAGGGCTCCTGTTAAAAATGAAATTTAGTTAAGTGCTGCTTTGACCGCTTCAAAATCTGGTATCACCATAGGATCGTCGTTGCTGGTGCTGTATTGAATAACTCCATCAGAATCGATGATGAAAACAGATCGCTTGGCCACGCCTTTTAGACCTAGAAGGTCTTCGTAGAGAACGTCGTAAGCGGTAGCGGTTTCCTTGTTAAAATCGCTTACCAAGGTAAAATTAAGCTCATTCTTCTCAGCGAATGCTTCCTGAGTAAACGGACTATCTACGCTCACTCCGATGACATTGGCATTGAGGTCATTAAATTCCTGAATGCTGTCACGCATAGAACACATTTCGTTCGTGCAAGGGGGAGCAAAGGAGAGAGGGAAAAAGAGAAGGATAGTTTTTCCCTTTGCAAAATGGTCACTCAGAGTGACGTCTTCAAGACCGCCTGCAGTCTTGGTTTTCAAGGTAAAATCGGGTGCTTTGGTTCCAACTTCTAAGGCCATGGATGGTGTATTTTTAAGTTTTTAATTTTATTGAGACAGAAAGAGTTAAAACAATGGAGGGAAAATCAACCATGGCAATGCTTTCCCTTCGCAAAAAAGACAATTTTCGTTCCTATAAGAGATTATGAGCTTTTCTATTGAAACTAGAAGAGGAACACGGAATTTATAAGCCTTTTCCTATGAACGTCATTGAACAGATCCGCCGGGGAACCGACACCATTTTAAGTGAAGAGGAGCTCGAAAAAAAGCTACAGAAGAACAGGCCGCTCCGCATAAAGCTAGGAGCTGACCCTACAAAACCTGATCTCACGCTGGGTCATACCGTAGTCTTGCAGAAATTGCGACAATTCCAGGACCTGGGGCACACTGCGGTACTGATTATTGGTGATTTCACGGCCCGTATTGGTGATCCCTCCGGAAAATCCGCTACTCGACCCGAGTTATCTAAAGAAGAAATAGCCGAAAACGCAAAAACCTACATCGACCAAGTCTACAAGATCCTGGATCCAGAAAAAACCGAAATTCATTACAATAGTAAGTGGCTGGCTTCGATGAGCTTCGAAGACACTTTGGGACTGCTGCGCAAAATGACCGTGGCAAGAATGCTGGAGCGAGACGATTTTTCCAAGCGATTCAAGTCTCAGACACCCATCTCAGTGGTGGAATTCGTTTACCCCCTCTCCCAAGGCTATGATTCAGTCGTATTGAAGTCAGACGTAGAATTGGGAGGAACCGATCAACTATTTAACCTTCTGGTAGGTCGACAGCTCCAAAAAGATGATGGCCAGGAAGAACAGGTCGTCATCACCC
This genomic stretch from Opitutia bacterium ISCC 52 harbors:
- the ileS gene encoding isoleucine--tRNA ligase, with the translated sequence MPTKLKDTLTLPSTEFPMRANLVQREPERIKHWEKEGLYEKIQEKNADNPSFILHDGPPFTSGDVHIGTALNKCLKESIIRYKSMKGFRAPYIPGWDCHGLPIEQRVTREMREQGKDLPSSEIRNACSEFSMRFMDIQREQFVRLGILADWEQEYRTLDPEYEADILRTFSSFIDKGLVYRSKKPVYWSIPYRTALAEAEIEYKDHVSPSIWVKFKLPDTGALAIEGDVSIVIWTTTPWTIPANLALALHPRVHYVVMVAGDQKLIVAKDLAESVAKNVELGEYTIEKEFKGEALDGLISKHPFIDRDSPILLADYVTTETGTGAVHTAPGHGLEDYMSGLKYGLEIYCPLDNESKYIDDGQIPAELVGVSVLEKKGRSQANVEVLKLLEDSGNLLKFEKFEHSYPHCWRSKTPVIFRATPQWFVSMDTNGFREQALEAISKVDFVPSWGENRIRGAVEGRPDWCVSRQRSWGVPIPAFYDEEGEAYVDAEVVRAIAAKIEKEGTNYWFENDAATILDGIDLPESWQGKSLSCGKDTLDVWIDSGSSHQAVLKRRDALQFPADLYLEGSDQHRGWFQSSLWTSMAAEGKPPYKEIVTHGFIVRGDGTKISKSDNKGGKPQTSDAYIKQYGADVIRLWIASQDYRNDIPVSDDIIKRIVDSYRLVRNTLRFQLSNLFDFNAESDAVAIEDLDVIDRWALSKTAELIGPVTEAYDKYEFHRVYQLINQFFSVTLSAMYHDMLKDRLYTLAPDSALRRSSQTAIYQIFKTVSRLLAPIVAFTTDEAWSYFKNGEEYSSSSIHLEDWPEAPESWKWPENVEEFENILKFRTRVNELLEKARQGKEIGKSLDAVVSITGSNNDPLFQTLQKYEPKLPEIFITSQVSLEPTEIEAVSVTIQPANGERCPRCWRTVESLLETTIQDNLCPRCKEALNA
- a CDS encoding YicC family protein; this translates as MTGYGGGSALYENLEISIEVHSVNRKAFDANVLIPREWQLLEGSLLSILKEHIQRGRVVVNIQAQFSSEGGSGDFDTKGVSEIFGQFKKLSKDLEVPFESTPDLLFQLALYAKKNQVLPDAEDVKESVCDAFTEAVKALVAMRQSEGVKLKEDLQDRLELLGSSVKEVERYAGDSVSHYRDLLFQRLRQADLELDLDDERVLKEISLFADRSDISEEITRLGSHMDQLAEFLDASGPVGRKIDFLLQEMNREINTIGSKSNDIRISRHVIDFKNELERFREQIANIE
- a CDS encoding STAS domain-containing protein, which translates into the protein MADDTEPTFRVEVSSRPILVHICARANFLNCSPLRTFFRNMVAKGNHEFSLDFAQCEGMDSTFLGILAGLAIDTQRSEPQGSVTLTGLGERNLELVKNLGLHRIVNIVENSSDQTEKISDGAEGLSCEAQTEEEKKEMLIGAHEDLVKIDETNLAKFQDLLTFLKNEE
- a CDS encoding tyrosine--tRNA ligase; amino-acid sequence: MNVIEQIRRGTDTILSEEELEKKLQKNRPLRIKLGADPTKPDLTLGHTVVLQKLRQFQDLGHTAVLIIGDFTARIGDPSGKSATRPELSKEEIAENAKTYIDQVYKILDPEKTEIHYNSKWLASMSFEDTLGLLRKMTVARMLERDDFSKRFKSQTPISVVEFVYPLSQGYDSVVLKSDVELGGTDQLFNLLVGRQLQKDDGQEEQVVITLPLLVGLDGVNKMSKSLGNYIGLNDSAKEVFGKVMSISDDLMWNYWTVLFYKSDEEIEAMKQDHPMSIKKTLAVAVTARLHDPKAGEYELQQFEQVFSKGKLPETMDEVAWETVSEGADSVGILNLLGNSGKFPSRKEAKRMLQQGAVKVDGEKAGFDLELQKPEGELVVQAGKRLFFKVLP
- the trpB gene encoding tryptophan synthase subunit beta encodes the protein MSTDTSVNPSMLPDEAGHFGPYGGVYVPETLMTALQEIGEVYAEARKDPEYEKQLKWHLKEFAGRPTELYFAERLTEELGGAKIYFKREDLLHTGAHKINNVIGQALLALRMGKKRIIAETGAGQHGIATAAACAKFGLECVIYMGRVDMERQALNVYRMRLCGAEVVPVDAGQKTLKEAVSEAMRDWVTNVRSTHYILGSALGSHPYPMMVRDFHRVIGQEAKEQILEREGRLPDELCACVGGGSNAIGLFYDFLEDESVRMVGVEAGGHGIQQGEHAARFQGGKLGVLQGTKTYVLQDPDGQIELTHSVSAGLDYAAIGPEHAYYRDEGRIDYTYATDEDVLEAFQKCSQTEGIIPALESSHAIAYALKRAPEMPKGSILLVNLSGRGDKDVQQAARILGEGEL
- the acnA gene encoding aconitate hydratase AcnA, yielding MSDLNNPLNTLTALNEAEGKYYYSLPSLESAGIGPVSKLPISIRVVLESVLRNCDGKNITEDEVKTLANWNAKSPSKSEIPFVVSRIVLQDFTGVPLLVDLAAMRSAVDRLGQDAKCIEPLVPVDLVVDHSVQVDRSGTVDAFKENLSIEFERNRERYEFLKWGQQAFDTFQVVPPSIGIVHQVNLEYLARVVFEKAEVDSTVLYPDTLVGTDSHTTMINGLGVVGWGVGGIEAEAGMLGQPVYFQTPEVIGVNLSGSLREGVTATDLALHVTELLRKEQVVGKFVEFYGDGAEKLTLADRATVANMAPEYGATMGFFPIDDKTLDYLRLTGRDEASINQVRDYYVAQGMFGIPKAGEVEYTKSLDLDLADVVPGVAGPKRPQDRINVPDLKERFRSLFEMPVAEGGFGKSVEDFSTTVAVRSGDGAVAVAEPEIGHGSVLIAAITSCTNTSNPNVMIAAGLVAKKAVEKGLTIDPTVKTSLAPGSRVVTEYLEATGLQVYLDKIGFNLVGYGCTTCIGNSGPLADPIENAIREGDLVAASVLSGNRNFEARVHGSIRSNFLMSPPLVVAYALAGTVDINLDTDVIGNDSDGNPVYLKDIWPSQEEVQENVASGITSSMFTEQYAKIMDASPEWQSVESSTGDIYNWKDESTYIQEPPFFDGFGMDPNQINNLNDLRPLAILGDSVTTDHISPAGAFKSETPAGKFLISKGVEQKDFNSYGSRRGNDRIMTRGTFANVRIKNRMADGKEGGYTQLMPEGELMAIHDACQEYKKRGIGTIVFGGVDYGMGSSRDWAAKGTNLLGVKAVVAKSFERIHRSNLIGMGVLPLEFVEGESVDSLQLDGSEEVSISGLSNDLQPGILLDMEVKRADGSSFNTQVRLRIDTGIEVEYYRHGGILPYVLRNIIASQ
- the lspA gene encoding signal peptidase II, yielding MAIKPLSVEDKVSRFDRIIYYRLFFIVAATATVLDRGSKWIVQKTIPYGTYDPSSMIEVIPNFFYICHIGNTGAAWGMFHGKSFLLALFSLVALALLYFFRNSLGLRNIFVQFSLGLVTGGILGNLYDRLVFNHVVDFLDVHLGFYRWPAFNVADSAILIGVLLFCYYSFKEEATRKVQEQQ
- a CDS encoding redoxin domain-containing protein, producing the protein MALEVGTKAPDFTLKTKTAGGLEDVTLSDHFAKGKTILLFFPLSFAPPCTNEMCSMRDSIQEFNDLNANVIGVSVDSPFTQEAFAEKNELNFTLVSDFNKETATAYDVLYEDLLGLKGVAKRSVFIIDSDGVIQYSTSNDDPMVIPDFEAVKAALN
- a CDS encoding TraR/DksA C4-type zinc finger protein; the protein is MPPKKTAAKKATKAKPAAEKKTHAKSKASNGKVAAFTLDDVQSLLKTKKKDDTATEKKVAKKAAKKKVVEEVEDVPHEAQSLGAASLADILGFDPAASSPQQKDETKVPKKFKRYYDLLIELRNHVNDELDLHTRETLKKSNKEDFGDIASYSQHMADEGTDNFDRDFALSLVSNEQEALAEIEDAIGRIFDGTYGVCEITGEPINKERLLAVPFTKHSLEGQKKLEKNKRHSVQNSGGVYSTGIEDSTQFLANDDGD